Sequence from the Streptomyces mobaraensis NBRC 13819 = DSM 40847 genome:
GGCCGTGCTGCCGGACCAGCTTGCCGCCGACGGGCGCGGCGAGCAGCGAGACGAGCGTGCCGGGGAGCAGGAACTCGACGGAGGCCCGCAGGATGCTGGCGTCGAAACCGTACCCGGTGAGCTTGGACGGCATCTGGACGAGGTACGAGACGCCGATGAACAGGGCGAACGAGCCGAAGCCGACGAGCAGCCCGGCGAGGTTGGCGAAGAGGACCGGCCGGTGGGCGAACATCCGCATGTCGACCAGCGGCTCCTTGACCTTCCGCTCGACGAGCGTCCACACGACGGCCATGATCACCGCACCGGCGAAGCAGCCGAGGGTGCGGCCCGAGGACCAGCCCCACTCGTGGCCCTGGGAGACGGGCAGCAGGAGCAGGACGAGGGTGGCGGCCAGGGTGAGGGCGCCGAGGACGTCCGTCCGGCCGCCGGTGGTCTCACGGGTGGCGGGGACGAGCGTGGCGACGGCGATCAGGGCCAGCGCGGCGAGGCCGGTGGCCAGCCAGAAGGCGCTGCGGTAGTCGGGGTGGTCGCCCGAGGTGAGCAGGCCGACGGCGACCAGGGCGAGGCCGCTGCCGAACGCCAGGGTGCCGCTGACCAGGGCCATCGCACCGGGCAGCCGGGCCGGGCGGATCTCCTCGCGGAGCACGGACAGGGCCAGCGGGAAGATCGCGGTGGCGGCGCCCTGGAGTACCCGGCCGACGATCAGCCAGAGCAACGAGTGGGTGGTGGCGGCCAGCACGGATCCGGCCACCATGACGACGAGGACGCCGACGAGCGTCTGCTTCTTGCCGTGCTGGTCGCCGAAGCGGCCGAGCAGCGGGGTGAAGACGGCGGCGGAGAGCAGGGTCGCGGTGGTGACCCAGCTGACGTTGGCCGGGGTCGTCTCCAGATCGCTCTGGATCAGGCCGAGGATCGGCACCACCAGGGTCTGCATCATCGAGACCACCATGGCGGCCAGGCTCAGGGCGAAGACGACGACCGTCTCGCTCCGCTGCCGGGCCGGGGTGGCGGGCGCTGGTGTGGTCATGGCCGGTTCGTTCCTCCGTCTGTTTCATGCCATTGATGCTTCACGACATTGATGCTTGAGGTCGTCAAGCAACTGGGCAACGGTAGGCCCGATACTTGAGGTCGTCAAGTTAATGGTTTAAGCCATCAAGCTCTT
This genomic interval carries:
- a CDS encoding MFS transporter yields the protein MTTPAPATPARQRSETVVVFALSLAAMVVSMMQTLVVPILGLIQSDLETTPANVSWVTTATLLSAAVFTPLLGRFGDQHGKKQTLVGVLVVMVAGSVLAATTHSLLWLIVGRVLQGAATAIFPLALSVLREEIRPARLPGAMALVSGTLAFGSGLALVAVGLLTSGDHPDYRSAFWLATGLAALALIAVATLVPATRETTGGRTDVLGALTLAATLVLLLLPVSQGHEWGWSSGRTLGCFAGAVIMAVVWTLVERKVKEPLVDMRMFAHRPVLFANLAGLLVGFGSFALFIGVSYLVQMPSKLTGYGFDASILRASVEFLLPGTLVSLLAAPVGGKLVRQHGPRPVLYLASLAGALGFAWLVVDHDHAFSVIAGGMLVGAGISFGYAAMPAVIVGSVPPHQTGIANGINSISRSTGSAIGSAMVTTVLASKSVEHLPPGLPKLPAESQFTLTFVIAAAAFALVSLVAALGLRTIHTLRSTAVAGSAPAADAETAGAGTADATR